A window of the Citrus sinensis cultivar Valencia sweet orange chromosome 9, DVS_A1.0, whole genome shotgun sequence genome harbors these coding sequences:
- the LOC127899711 gene encoding protein FAR1-RELATED SEQUENCE 1-like — MDNFEQVEEVDEVGELQNLQGVDLEENNEELVVENVVEPTVGMSFDSPDEMFEYYKTYGQQLPCRTSFAMEKQVEEVYTISKFQEFQQELMNKIYYEVFSCGGSKYEVIENDEKSRENIFKVIFEKDEGEIRYVCSMFEYKGILCKHAIAMLSRNRVQLLFEKYILRRWRKEVRRFYSKVKVSYDARSSSIEHQRYKEECTAFYDVAEVASKNEESHKNIMGWIEKVMKDVSLNVRCDGDDTTIDGGPSSNIQDLVVTRRKGRPPSQRKQK, encoded by the coding sequence ATGGATAATTTCGAACAAGTGGAGGAGGTTGATGAAGTTGGGGAATTGCAAAATTTACAGGGGGTTGATTTGGAAGAAAACAATGAGGAATTGGTGGTCGAAAATGTTGTTGAGCCTACGGTTGGGATGTCTTTTGATAGTCCTGATGAAatgtttgaatattataaaacttatGGTCAACAGTTGCCATGTCGTACGAGTTTTGCAATGGAAAAGCAAGTTGAAGAAGTGTACACTATTTCCAAGTTTCAGGAATTTCAGCAGGAACTGATGAATAAGATATATTATGAGGTTTTCAGTTGTGGGGGGTCAAAATATGAAGTTATTGAAAACGATGAAAAGAgtagagaaaatatttttaaagtcatttttgaaaaagatgaaGGTGAAATTCGTTATGTGTGTTCAATGTTTGAATATAAGGGCATTCTATGCAAACACGCTATCGCAATGTTGTCACGTAACCGTGTGCAATTACTGTTTGAAAAGTATATCCTACGAAGATGGAGGAAAGAGGTGCGGAGATTCTATAGTAAAGTCAAAGTTAGTTATGATGCAAGGAGTTCGAGCATTGAACATCAACGATATAAAGAGGAGTGCACTGCTTTTTATGATGTTGCTGAAGTAGCttccaaaaatgaagaaagccATAAAAACATTATGGGTTGGATCGAGAAAGTAATGAAGGATGTATCTCTAAATGTTCGATGTGACGGTGACGATACAACAATTGATGGTGGACCTAGTAGTAACATACAGGATCTAGTAGTAACTCGGCGCAAAGGTCGTCCACCTTCTCAAAGAAAGCAAAAGTAA